In a single window of the Acipenser ruthenus chromosome 20, fAciRut3.2 maternal haplotype, whole genome shotgun sequence genome:
- the LOC117426084 gene encoding methylenetetrahydrofolate reductase (NADPH)-like encodes MVNQVHCTDSNGPLAKYESSGTSSSGGDSSKESSRCSTPLLDSDRTDRLREKMRHRMESGDRWFSLEFFPPRTASGAVNLISRFDRMGAGGPLFIDVTWHPAGDPGSDKETSSMMIASTAVNYCGLESVLHITCCNQSKEKISQHLIKAKKLGLKNIMALRGDPIGNEWEEEAGGFSYATDLVKHVRCEFEDYFDICVAGYPTGHPEAKSYEEDLRHLKEKVDAGADFIVTQLFFRSETFLKFLKDCRAIGITCPIVPGIFPIQGYQSLRQLVKLSKLEVPEEIKEVMEPIKDNDAAIRNYGIDQAVEMCKVLLHSGEVPGLHFYTLNREVATMEVLRRLGLWLEDPRRPLPWAVSAHPKRKVEDVRPIFWASRPKSYIYRTQDWDEFPNGRWGNSSSPAFGELNDYYLFYLKSKCAKDALLKMWGEELMSEESVYEVFTCYIAGKPNHNGHKVTCLPWNDDPLASETNLLKEELEKVNRRGVLTINSQPNINGKPSSDPIVGWGPSGGYVFQKAYMEFFTSSENVSALLKVLKKYEPRVNYHIVNVKGENVTNAHDMQPNAVTWGIFPGREIIQPTVVDPVSFMSWKDEAFALWIEQWAKLYEEESPSRMIIQYIHDNYYLVNLVDNDFPLESCLWQVIEDMCKLLDSPVEHLAELQP; translated from the exons ATGGTGAACCAGGTCCACTGCACTGACAGCAACGGCCCTCTGGCCAAGTACGAGTCGAGCGGGACCAGCAGCAGCGGGGGTGACAGCTCCAAGGAGAGCTCCCGCTGCTCCACACCCCTCCTCGACAGCGACCGCACGGACCGGCTGCGTGAGAAGATGCGCCACCGCATGGAGTCTGGAGACCGGTGGTTCTCCCTGGAGTTCTTCCCCCCTCGCACAGCCAGTGGAGCCGTCAACTTGATCTCCAG GTTTGACCGCATGGGTGCAGGCGGGCCTCTCTTCATTGACGTGACCTGGCACCCAGCGGGGGACCCAGGTTCGGACAAGGAGACCTCGTCCATGATGATCGCCAGCACAGCAGTCAACTACTGCGGCCTGGAGAGCGTGCTGCACATCACCTGCTGTAACCAGAGCAAGGAGAAGATCAGCCAGCACCTGATCAAGGCCAAAAAGCTGGGCCTCAAGAACATCATGGCTCTCCGTGGAG ACCCCATTGGAAACGAGTGGGAAGAGGAGGCAGGAGGCTTTAGCTATGCCACAGACCTTGTCAAACACGTTCGCTGTGAATTTGAGGATTACTTTGATATCTGTGTCGCTG GCTACCCCACTGGTCACCCAGAAGCCAAGAGCTATGAGGAGGACCTGAGACACCTGAAGGAGAAGGTGGATGCGGGGGCTGACTTCATCGTCACTCAGCTGTTCTTCCGGTCCGAGACCTTTCTTAAGTTCTTGAAGGACTGTCGAGCCATCGGCATCACCTGCCCCATTGTGCCGGGAATATTTCCCATACAG GGTTACCAGTCTCTGCGACAGTTGGTGAAACTGTCTAAGCTGGAGGTGCCTGAGGAAATCAAGGAGGTGATGGAGCCCATCAAAGACAATGACGCTGCTATCCGTAACTACGGCATTGACCAGGCTGTGGAGATGTGCAAGGTGCTGCTGCACAGCGGAGAGGTGCCAGGGCTCCACTTCTACACCCTCAACAGAGAGGTGGCCACCATGGAAGTGCTGAGACGGCTCGGGCTGTGGCTGGAGGACCCAAG GCGACCCCTACCTTGGGCAGTCAGTGCTCACCCGAAGCGTAAAGTGGAGGATGTGAGGCCAATCTTCTGGGCTTCCAGACCGAAGAGTTATATTTACCGAACACAGGACTGGGACGAGTTTCCCAATGGAAGATG GGGTAACTCGTCCTCTCCTGCTTTCGGCGAGCTGAACGATTACTACCTGTTTTACCTGAAGAGCAAGTGTGCCAAGGATGCTCTGCTGAAGATGTGGGGAGAGGAGCTGATGAGCGAGGAGAGTGTCTATGAGGTGTTCACCTGCTACATCGCTGGGAAGCCAAACCACAATGGACACAAA GTGACGTGTTTGCCGTGGAATGATGACCCCCTGGCTTCTGAGACCAACCTGCTGAAAGAAGAGCTGGAGAAAGTGAACCGCCGAGGCGTTCTGACCATCAACTCCCAGCCCAACATCAACGGCAAGCCCTCCTCGGATCCCATCGTGGGTTGGGGCCCCAGCGGGGGATACGTCTTCCAGAAG GCATATATGGAGTTCTTTACCTCCAGTGAGAACGTCTCTGCACTTCTTAAAGTACTCAAGAAGTATGAGCCTCGTGTTAACTACCATATTGTCAATGTTAAG GGCGAGAATGTAACAAACGCTCATGACATGCAGCCAAATGCTGTGACCTGGGGGATCTTTCCAGGCAGGGAGATCATTCAGCCAACGGTAGTGGACCCAGTCAGCTTCATGTCTTGGAAG GACGAAGCCTTTGCTCTGTGGATCGAGCAGTGGGCCAAGCTGTACGAGGAGGAGTCCCCTTCACGCATGATCATACAGTACATCCACGATAACTATTACCTGGTGAACCTAGTGGACAATGACTTCCCTCTGGAGAGCTGCCTGTGGCAGGTGATTGAGGACATGTGCAAGCTGCTTGACTCTCCGGTCGAGCATCTAGCTGAGCTCCAGCCCTGA